A region from the Lolium perenne isolate Kyuss_39 chromosome 4, Kyuss_2.0, whole genome shotgun sequence genome encodes:
- the LOC127348895 gene encoding uncharacterized protein isoform X2: MRASARETKPSVNSSANSVPSFLSHRRRLFLFLTSTTCSRSPFTFSTFSPRHRRFARVPISTSSMSSSDSPKGTEKKADADHDGENGGFFDKVKDFIQDIGEKIEEAVGFGKPTADVTGIHIPQISLEQVELIADVLIENPNPVPIPLVDIEYVIESEGRKLVSGTIPDAGTIHAHGSETVKIPVLLIYDDIKSTYGDIKSGSIIPYTVKVVLHVDVPVIGRISIPLEKTGEIPVPYRPDVDISKIKFEQFSFEEATATLHLNLDNKNDFDLGLNSMDYEVWLSNVSIASAEMKESANIKKQEVTTMNLPISFRPKDFGSAMWDMIRGKGTGYTIKGNIDVNTPFGHMKIPICKEGGTTRLKKGDDDDDNDES; the protein is encoded by the exons ATGCGCGCGAGTGCGAGAGAAACGAAGCCATCAGTTAATTCTTCCGCAAACTCCGTGCCCTCATTCCTTTCCCACCGTCGacgcctcttcctcttcctcaccTCCACCACCTGCTCCCGCTCTCCATTCACTTTCTCCACCTTTTCGCCTCGCCATCGACGCTTCGCTCGCGTTCCTATCTCCACCTCCAG CATGTCATCCTCGGATAGCCCAAAAGGGACAGAAAAAAAAGCGGACGCAGACCATGACGGAGAAAATGGAGGATTCTTTGACAAGGTAAAGGATTTCATCCAAGACATTGGTGAAAAGATTGAAGAAGCAGTTGGCTTTGGAAAGCCTACCGCGGACGTTACTGGAATCCACATACCACAGATAAGTCTTGAGCAGGTAGAGTTAATTGCTGATGTCCTGATTGAGAACCCAAACCCTGTACCCATCCCTCTTGTCGACATCGAGTACGTGATTGAAAGCGAAGGGAGGAAGCTTGTCTCCGGAACAATTCCGGACGCCGGAACCATCCATGCCCATGGTTCAGAGACTGTAAAGATCCCTGTGCTGCTCATCTACGACGACATCAAGAGCACATACGGGGACATCAAGTCTGGGAGCATCATCCCATACACTGTCAAAGTTGTTCTCCACGTGGACGTCCCAGTCATCGGTAGGATCTCAATACCTCTCGAGAAAACTGGTGAGATCCCGGTGCCTTACAGACCAGACGTTGATATCAGCAAAATCAAGTTTGAGCAGTTTTCCTTCGAGGAGGCGACCGCTACTCTACATCTGAATCTGGATAACAAGAATGACTTCGACTTGGGGCTGAATTCCATGGATTACGAGGTGTGGCTCTCCAATGTGAGCATTGCCTCTGCTGAGATGAAAGAGTCTGCGAACATCAAGAAGCAGGAAGTAACCACCATGAACTTGCCAATCAGCTTCAGGCCTAAGGATTTTGGGTCTGCTATGTGGGATATGATAAGGGGAAAGGGCACTGGTTACACCATAAAGGGGAATATTGATGTGAACACTCCCTTTGGACACATGAAGATACCTATATGCAAAGAGGGTGGAACTACTCGCCTAAAGAAGGGAGATGACGATGACGATAACGATGAG AGTTGA
- the LOC127348895 gene encoding uncharacterized protein isoform X1, producing the protein MRASARETKPSVNSSANSVPSFLSHRRRLFLFLTSTTCSRSPFTFSTFSPRHRRFARVPISTSSMSSSDSPKGTEKKADADHDGENGGFFDKVKDFIQDIGEKIEEAVGFGKPTADVTGIHIPQISLEQVELIADVLIENPNPVPIPLVDIEYVIESEGRKLVSGTIPDAGTIHAHGSETVKIPVLLIYDDIKSTYGDIKSGSIIPYTVKVVLHVDVPVIGRISIPLEKTGEIPVPYRPDVDISKIKFEQFSFEEATATLHLNLDNKNDFDLGLNSMDYEVWLSNVSIASAEMKESANIKKQEVTTMNLPISFRPKDFGSAMWDMIRGKGTGYTIKGNIDVNTPFGHMKIPICKEGGTTRLKKGDDDDDNDED; encoded by the exons ATGCGCGCGAGTGCGAGAGAAACGAAGCCATCAGTTAATTCTTCCGCAAACTCCGTGCCCTCATTCCTTTCCCACCGTCGacgcctcttcctcttcctcaccTCCACCACCTGCTCCCGCTCTCCATTCACTTTCTCCACCTTTTCGCCTCGCCATCGACGCTTCGCTCGCGTTCCTATCTCCACCTCCAG CATGTCATCCTCGGATAGCCCAAAAGGGACAGAAAAAAAAGCGGACGCAGACCATGACGGAGAAAATGGAGGATTCTTTGACAAGGTAAAGGATTTCATCCAAGACATTGGTGAAAAGATTGAAGAAGCAGTTGGCTTTGGAAAGCCTACCGCGGACGTTACTGGAATCCACATACCACAGATAAGTCTTGAGCAGGTAGAGTTAATTGCTGATGTCCTGATTGAGAACCCAAACCCTGTACCCATCCCTCTTGTCGACATCGAGTACGTGATTGAAAGCGAAGGGAGGAAGCTTGTCTCCGGAACAATTCCGGACGCCGGAACCATCCATGCCCATGGTTCAGAGACTGTAAAGATCCCTGTGCTGCTCATCTACGACGACATCAAGAGCACATACGGGGACATCAAGTCTGGGAGCATCATCCCATACACTGTCAAAGTTGTTCTCCACGTGGACGTCCCAGTCATCGGTAGGATCTCAATACCTCTCGAGAAAACTGGTGAGATCCCGGTGCCTTACAGACCAGACGTTGATATCAGCAAAATCAAGTTTGAGCAGTTTTCCTTCGAGGAGGCGACCGCTACTCTACATCTGAATCTGGATAACAAGAATGACTTCGACTTGGGGCTGAATTCCATGGATTACGAGGTGTGGCTCTCCAATGTGAGCATTGCCTCTGCTGAGATGAAAGAGTCTGCGAACATCAAGAAGCAGGAAGTAACCACCATGAACTTGCCAATCAGCTTCAGGCCTAAGGATTTTGGGTCTGCTATGTGGGATATGATAAGGGGAAAGGGCACTGGTTACACCATAAAGGGGAATATTGATGTGAACACTCCCTTTGGACACATGAAGATACCTATATGCAAAGAGGGTGGAACTACTCGCCTAAAGAAGGGAGATGACGATGACGATAACGATGAG GACTAA